A genome region from Triticum aestivum cultivar Chinese Spring chromosome 2B, IWGSC CS RefSeq v2.1, whole genome shotgun sequence includes the following:
- the LOC123039131 gene encoding agamous-like MADS-box protein AGL80, with the protein MARKKVALQYIHNRSRRCVTFEKCRNSLMKMAGELGTMCNTKACVLVYGEGSSVPDVFPSHADAVPILNRYKDMPDLVQFKNTVSQEEFLIERITKLKEEANKFQRERENREILILLHKAMLGGILDVHELTLVGPKLEVILKNLGERIAKISQNLEPIGLPTTSAIGHQQHRHGASEDVSSASVAVNGLA; encoded by the coding sequence ATGGCTCGCAAGAAGGTGGCACTACAATACATCCACAACAGGTCAAGACGTTGTGTTACCTTCGAGAAATGTCGCAATAGCCTGATGAAGATGGCAGGTGAGTTGGGCACCATGTGCAACACCAAAGCTTGTGTGCTGGTGTATGGTGAGGGTTCCTCGGTGCCGGATGTCTTCCCATCCCACGCCGATGCGGTGCCGATCCTGAATCGATACAAGGACATGCCGGATCTTGTGCAGTTCAAGAATACTGTGAGCCAGGAGGAATTTCTCATCGAGCGGATTACTAAGCTCAAAGAAGAGGCCAACAAGTTTCAACGTGAGCGTGAGAACCGTGAGATCTTAATCCTCCTACACAAGGCCATGCTTGGTGGTATCCTCGACGTCCATGAGCTTACCCTTGTTGGCCCTAAGTTAGAGGTCATCCTCAAGAACCTTGGTGAGCGCATCGCAAAAATCAGTCAGAACTTGGAACCCATCGGTCTTCCAACCACAAGTGCCATAGGTCACCAACAACATCGACATGGGGCCTCCGAAGATGTATCAAGTGCTTCAGTAGCAGTAAATGGGTTGGCTTGA